GTCACCCGGTAGCCCGAATCGGGGTGTTAAGAGAGGTCGATTTTTTGTGATTAGGCGCACCACGATGCCATCAGCTCTCGTCGAGATGGGATTCGTCACTGGCAACATTGATTCTCCGCGCCTCGCATCCTCGTCCCACCGTCGGCGGCTTGCTTTAGCGATTGCCACCGGCATTCTTGATTATCTGAAAGGGGTGCGTTGACCATTCGTCTTGGACTGTTTGACAGTGGCATTGGCGGGCTCACCGTGCTGCGCAGAATCCTGGAGCGTCACGGTGCAGTTCCAGTGACGTACTTAGGCGACACCGCCCGTGTTCCCTACGGAAGTCGCTCTCCTTCAGAAATACGTTCGATTGCGGCTGAGGTTGTGGCTTGGTTGAGAGCACAACAGGTCTCCACCGTTGTGATGGCTTGCAATACCACCAATGCTCTCGCCAGAGACGTCACCGAGGGACAAGCCGGCGTTCCGGTTGTAGGGCTGATTGGAGCTGCCGCTGCTTTGGTTAAAGAATCGCGAGTTGGCGTTCTCGCCACGCCAGCAACGGTGGCCTCTGGGGCCTATCGAGAGAGCATCGAAGCGCTCCATCCGGGAACCCTGGTCGTGCAACAGGCTTGTCCAGACTTTGTTCCACTGATCGAAGCCGGAGATCTCCGTTCTGATGAACTTCGTGAAGCGGCAATTCGATATTTACAACCCTTACTTGAGGCCTCGGTTGATTCGGTGGTGCTCGGCTGCACCCACTACCCGCTGCTCGTTCCGCTTCTTGCGAACTTATTGCCATCTCACATGCGTCTGATCGACCCTGCTGTCGCCGTCGCAACGCAACTCGACGCCTTTCTGGGTCAACCGTTACCAGGAAGCCAAAATCAACCGGTATCACTGGAAGCAGCCCATCTTTGCGTCACGAAAGACGCCCAAGGGTTTGCTGAAAGAGCCACGGCTTGGCTGGGCCAAAGGCCTTGCGTTGATCTCGTGAATCTGCAGCCATAGGTCTGCGTTTCCTAGGATCTATGCACCGAGAGGATTCATGGCCACCGTCACCGAGTTGCTGCAGCCGGTCGAGGCGGATCTTGAGATCCTGCTAAGCGACCTTCGCAGCCTGATAGGAGCCGGTCACCCGATTCTCCAAGCAGCAGCTGAGCACCTGTTCAGCGCTGGGGGCAAACGTCTTAGACCTGGAATCGTGTTGCTGATTTCAAGGGCGCTCTCAGCAGACGGAGAGTTGAGTTCACGGCATAGACGCCTGGCTGAGATCACTGAGATGATCCACACCGCCTCGCTCGTCCACGACGATGTTGTCGATGAAGCGTCCACACGCCGAGGTGTTGAAACCGTCCACAGCCGTTTTAATTACAGAGTTGCCGTATTAGCCGGTGATTTCCTGTTCGCCCAGGCGAGTTGGCATTTGGCAAATCTCGACAACCTCGATGTCGTGA
The Synechococcus sp. CC9311 DNA segment above includes these coding regions:
- the murI gene encoding glutamate racemase, giving the protein MTIRLGLFDSGIGGLTVLRRILERHGAVPVTYLGDTARVPYGSRSPSEIRSIAAEVVAWLRAQQVSTVVMACNTTNALARDVTEGQAGVPVVGLIGAAAALVKESRVGVLATPATVASGAYRESIEALHPGTLVVQQACPDFVPLIEAGDLRSDELREAAIRYLQPLLEASVDSVVLGCTHYPLLVPLLANLLPSHMRLIDPAVAVATQLDAFLGQPLPGSQNQPVSLEAAHLCVTKDAQGFAERATAWLGQRPCVDLVNLQP